One window from the genome of Betaproteobacteria bacterium encodes:
- a CDS encoding energy transducer TonB: MRKPAFIKTAAALLGVAALSLSLLAAAAERPLKGDPPEYPREAIKAGYSEGLVKVRMTVDPTGEVSRVEVVDANPRRVFDRATVRALSQWRYASAASARVIEMELHYKQ, encoded by the coding sequence ATGCGTAAGCCCGCTTTCATCAAGACCGCGGCGGCGCTCCTCGGAGTTGCGGCACTGTCCCTGTCCCTGCTTGCCGCGGCCGCGGAAAGACCGCTCAAGGGCGATCCTCCCGAGTATCCCCGCGAGGCGATCAAGGCGGGATACAGCGAAGGATTGGTCAAGGTCCGCATGACCGTAGATCCCACGGGCGAAGTGAGCCGCGTCGAAGTGGTCGATGCCAATCCGCGGCGCGTTTTCGACCGCGCCACGGTTCGCGCCCTTTCGCAGTGGCGTTACGCCTCCGCTGCGTCGGCGCGCGTGATCGAGATGGAACTGCACTACAAGCAGTAG
- a CDS encoding HD-GYP domain-containing protein, translating to MFSKVATKDLRIGMFVADLDRPWIDTPFPIQGFLIADGLQIAELQRMCKNVVIDRARSTGEEFRKPIAVTITPSTASAEATRRAAAAPSVTIESPPGTAQAPLPPEPAAREYRPARRRWGVQGFMDSLRSLVRRRPRGLPELPSELSPDARRESFLPPSVQVTIYPDTSPVEEEVAPARAAYDRSSEMLRKLAADVWAGHPVAIARVEEVVDEMVESMVRNPDALMWVARLREKDITTYGHGLQVAVYLVAFGRHLGFPRAELAQLGTIGLLLDIGKIRLPRALLEKHGRLTPDEFETVKGHVAIGLEVLSATPNWPAEVLEGIAQHHERMNGSGYPHGLKAEKIGIFGRMAGIADCFAAMTKARPYAEAVSSYEALRSITSWGGDYFHEPLTEQFVQAIGVFPVGSLIELSTGEVAVVVSHNKVRRLKPRVLLLTAPDKSPSAYPIMVDLLYDPLLGGEEPAFIRRSLPTGAYGLNPRENYLS from the coding sequence ATGTTTTCAAAGGTGGCCACCAAGGACCTCAGGATCGGCATGTTCGTTGCCGACCTCGATCGCCCGTGGATCGACACGCCTTTCCCCATCCAGGGCTTCCTGATCGCCGACGGCCTGCAGATCGCCGAGCTGCAGCGCATGTGCAAGAACGTGGTGATCGATCGCGCCCGCTCGACGGGCGAGGAGTTCCGCAAGCCCATCGCGGTCACCATAACGCCGTCGACCGCATCGGCCGAGGCAACGCGCCGGGCGGCAGCCGCGCCGTCGGTGACCATCGAGTCTCCTCCCGGCACCGCGCAGGCTCCCCTGCCGCCCGAACCCGCCGCCCGCGAGTACCGGCCCGCTCGCCGCAGGTGGGGTGTTCAGGGGTTCATGGATTCCCTGCGCAGCCTGGTGCGGCGACGTCCCAGGGGCCTGCCCGAATTGCCCTCCGAGCTTTCCCCCGACGCGCGGCGGGAGTCGTTCCTCCCCCCCTCGGTCCAGGTCACGATCTATCCGGACACGAGTCCGGTCGAGGAGGAGGTCGCCCCGGCGCGCGCCGCCTACGACCGCTCTTCCGAAATGCTGCGCAAGCTCGCCGCCGACGTGTGGGCGGGACACCCCGTCGCGATCGCGCGCGTCGAGGAAGTGGTGGACGAAATGGTCGAGAGCATGGTGCGCAACCCCGATGCGCTCATGTGGGTGGCGCGCCTGCGCGAGAAGGACATCACGACCTACGGGCACGGGCTGCAGGTGGCCGTTTACCTGGTTGCCTTCGGCCGCCACCTCGGATTTCCGCGTGCCGAGCTGGCGCAACTGGGCACCATCGGCCTTCTACTCGACATCGGAAAGATCCGCCTCCCGCGCGCCTTGCTTGAAAAACACGGACGCCTCACCCCGGACGAATTCGAGACCGTGAAGGGGCACGTCGCCATCGGACTGGAGGTCCTGTCCGCGACGCCGAACTGGCCTGCGGAGGTCCTGGAGGGCATCGCGCAGCATCACGAGCGGATGAACGGCAGCGGCTATCCGCACGGCCTCAAGGCGGAAAAGATCGGGATTTTCGGCCGCATGGCGGGCATCGCCGACTGTTTCGCGGCGATGACCAAGGCCCGGCCCTATGCCGAGGCCGTTTCGTCCTACGAGGCCCTGCGCAGCATCACCTCCTGGGGCGGCGACTATTTCCACGAGCCGCTGACCGAGCAGTTCGTGCAGGCCATCGGCGTATTTCCGGTGGGTTCGCTGATCGAGCTCTCGACGGGAGAAGTCGCCGTCGTCGTCTCGCACAACAAGGTGCGCAGGCTCAAGCCACGCGTGCTCCTGCTCACCGCACCCGACAAATCGCCCTCTGCCTACCCGATCATGGTGGACCTGCTCTATGACCCCCTTCTGGGGGGCGAGGAGCCCGCCTTCATCCGCCGCAGCCTGCCGACCGGCGCCTACGGGCTCAATCCGCGCGAAAACTACCTTTCTTGA
- a CDS encoding DUF1800 domain-containing protein: MRRIRGGIALLLALPAGAIAASTPTATAVEYYNAGLGHYFMTANPVDMSIVESGGAGPGWSRTGGTFGVYAAAGDAPDAVPVCRFYGTPGIGPNSHFYTANAGECAFLKTTIGWTYEGIAFYIEPVAGGACSPGTTPVFRSYNNGAARNDSNHRFTVDATVQARTVAAGSAPEGVAMCAPLSQADLDADALRLLRQATFGPTQADLARVLAAGPAAWVDEQFALPITPYTAYAYTPSNRPDSCVDDRTQPVRPDSYCARDNYTLFQLQLEFFRQAVTQADQLRGRVAFALSQIFVTSGLDNSRNYAMRHYQQIFRDGAFGNYYDLLLAVSLSPVMGDYLDMVNNNKANAATGTNPNENYAREVLQLFSIGLWKLNADGTLRLNAAGKPEPTYDLDEIEGFARIFTGWTYPTLPGANPRGNNPRNYLANMIPVVTNHESGTKLLLDGVMAPANQTMEVDLAFAHRNIFNHPNVGPFIGKQLIQKLVTSDPTPGYVSRVAAVFADNGVGLRGDLRAVVRAILIDPEARGARKIDPAYGKLSEPALFMTAMTRALGGRTDGVFFRGASSLLGQFVFYPPSVFNHYPPDQTVPGTTLLGPEFGIQTTSTAISRSNIANALIYSAQINPDASVFGATGSALDLSAYQAAASDAGALVERFNRYLLAGRMSAAMKGAIVTAVNALPATDPLGRTRAAAYLVVTSPQYQVER, encoded by the coding sequence ATGCGACGGATTCGTGGCGGGATCGCCCTGCTGCTCGCCCTGCCGGCCGGCGCCATCGCGGCGTCCACCCCCACCGCCACCGCCGTGGAGTACTACAACGCCGGCCTCGGGCATTACTTCATGACGGCCAATCCCGTGGACATGTCGATCGTCGAATCCGGCGGCGCCGGTCCGGGCTGGAGCCGGACCGGCGGCACCTTCGGCGTTTACGCCGCTGCGGGAGACGCGCCCGACGCCGTTCCCGTCTGCCGCTTCTACGGCACGCCCGGAATCGGACCGAATTCGCACTTCTACACAGCCAACGCCGGCGAGTGCGCCTTCCTGAAGACCACGATCGGCTGGACCTACGAAGGCATCGCCTTTTACATCGAGCCCGTGGCCGGGGGCGCGTGCAGCCCGGGCACGACGCCGGTCTTCAGGTCCTACAACAACGGCGCGGCTCGCAACGATTCGAACCACCGCTTCACCGTGGACGCGACCGTGCAGGCCAGGACGGTGGCCGCGGGCAGCGCGCCGGAGGGGGTTGCGATGTGCGCGCCCCTGTCCCAGGCCGATCTCGATGCGGACGCCCTTCGGCTGCTTCGCCAGGCCACGTTCGGTCCGACGCAGGCCGACCTGGCGAGGGTACTGGCAGCCGGGCCCGCGGCATGGGTCGATGAACAGTTCGCGCTCCCGATCACGCCATACACCGCCTACGCCTATACCCCGTCCAATCGCCCCGACTCGTGCGTGGACGACCGTACGCAGCCCGTTCGCCCGGACAGTTACTGCGCCCGCGACAACTACACGCTGTTCCAGCTGCAGCTCGAGTTCTTCCGTCAGGCCGTCACGCAGGCCGACCAGCTGCGCGGCCGGGTGGCCTTCGCGCTCTCGCAGATCTTCGTGACCTCGGGGTTGGACAACAGTCGCAACTATGCGATGCGCCACTACCAGCAGATCTTCCGCGACGGCGCGTTCGGCAACTACTACGACCTCCTGCTTGCCGTTTCCCTCTCGCCCGTGATGGGCGACTACCTGGACATGGTCAACAACAACAAGGCGAATGCCGCCACCGGCACGAACCCCAACGAGAACTACGCCCGCGAAGTCCTGCAGCTCTTCTCCATCGGCCTCTGGAAGCTCAATGCGGACGGAACCTTGCGCCTGAACGCCGCCGGCAAGCCCGAACCCACCTACGATCTGGACGAGATCGAAGGCTTCGCGCGCATCTTCACCGGGTGGACGTATCCGACGCTTCCGGGCGCCAACCCGCGCGGCAACAACCCGCGCAACTACCTCGCGAACATGATCCCCGTCGTGACGAACCACGAAAGCGGAACGAAACTGCTCCTGGATGGCGTCATGGCCCCGGCGAACCAGACGATGGAAGTCGATCTCGCCTTTGCCCACCGCAACATCTTCAACCACCCCAACGTGGGCCCCTTCATCGGCAAGCAGCTGATCCAGAAGCTCGTGACGAGCGACCCGACGCCCGGTTACGTAAGCCGCGTGGCCGCCGTGTTCGCCGACAACGGCGTCGGGCTCCGGGGCGACCTGCGTGCGGTCGTTCGCGCGATCCTGATCGACCCCGAGGCCCGGGGCGCCCGCAAGATCGATCCCGCCTACGGCAAGCTCTCCGAGCCGGCTCTCTTCATGACGGCCATGACCCGGGCGTTGGGCGGGCGCACCGACGGCGTCTTTTTCAGGGGCGCCTCCTCGCTGCTCGGGCAGTTCGTGTTCTATCCCCCGTCGGTCTTCAACCATTACCCCCCGGACCAAACCGTGCCCGGGACAACGCTGCTCGGGCCCGAGTTCGGCATCCAGACGACGAGCACGGCGATCTCGCGCTCGAACATCGCCAATGCGCTCATCTACTCGGCGCAGATCAACCCCGATGCCAGTGTCTTCGGCGCCACCGGGTCCGCGCTCGACCTTTCGGCCTACCAGGCCGCCGCATCCGATGCCGGCGCGCTCGTGGAGCGCTTCAACCGCTACCTGCTGGCCGGCCGGATGAGCGCGGCGATGAAGGGCGCGATCGTCACCGCCGTGAATGCGCTGCCCGCCACGGACCCCCTCGGAAGAACCCGCGCGGCGGCGTACCTCGTCGTCACCTCGCCGCAGTACCAGGTGGAGCGATGA
- a CDS encoding HAMP domain-containing protein, with translation MEVFRSSRADPRAGDKAVAGIDRRPTETILEAGKTARDLGADAVTRAVKGAESALRFAIAMTGAVIVLVILAVWYFVRRAVLLPIEAAVGHADRIARGDLTADIRSSSRDETGQLLRSLAAMNGSLAQVVSRVRNSAEAVVSAARQVAVGTTEMSQRTEEQASSLEETAASMEELASTVKQNAENARQADELARNASRRAQQGGSEVVQAVVTMSGISDSARKIGDIISVIDAIAFQTNILALNAAVEAARAGEQGRGFAVVAAEVRTLAQRSAQAAKEIKGLIADSEATVTKGTLVVEQAGDTIQALVVDVQRVSDLMRSIAEASSEQSRGVQQVNRTVTEMDKVVQQNASVVQESMAAAESMRQQAGSLLQAVGAFRISRDDAGVPVLEGDAGESSGAAPARAAKSGPRPALTGRGIAAAARTISADDDWEQF, from the coding sequence ATGGAGGTTTTTCGTTCCAGCCGCGCTGATCCGCGCGCAGGCGACAAGGCCGTAGCCGGCATCGACCGGCGGCCCACGGAGACGATTCTCGAAGCCGGCAAGACAGCGAGGGACCTCGGCGCCGACGCCGTGACCCGGGCGGTGAAGGGTGCGGAAAGTGCGCTTCGCTTCGCGATCGCCATGACAGGCGCCGTGATCGTTCTGGTCATCCTGGCGGTGTGGTATTTCGTGCGCCGCGCGGTGCTTCTGCCGATCGAGGCGGCGGTGGGTCACGCAGACCGGATCGCCCGGGGAGACCTCACCGCGGACATCCGCTCATCCTCGCGCGACGAGACGGGGCAACTGCTGCGTTCCCTGGCGGCCATGAACGGCAGTCTGGCGCAGGTCGTTTCCCGGGTGCGCAATTCGGCGGAGGCCGTGGTCAGCGCCGCCCGTCAGGTGGCCGTCGGAACCACGGAGATGTCGCAGCGCACCGAGGAGCAGGCCTCCAGCCTCGAGGAGACCGCGGCCAGCATGGAGGAACTTGCGAGCACCGTGAAGCAGAACGCCGAGAACGCCCGCCAGGCGGACGAACTGGCACGCAACGCCTCGCGGCGCGCGCAGCAGGGAGGATCGGAGGTCGTGCAGGCGGTGGTTACGATGTCCGGCATCAGCGACAGCGCACGCAAGATCGGCGACATCATTTCCGTCATCGACGCGATCGCCTTCCAGACGAACATCCTGGCGCTCAACGCGGCTGTCGAGGCGGCGCGCGCGGGAGAGCAGGGGCGGGGATTCGCGGTGGTCGCGGCGGAAGTGCGCACGCTGGCCCAGCGCAGCGCCCAGGCCGCGAAGGAGATCAAGGGCCTCATCGCGGACTCGGAGGCGACGGTCACCAAAGGGACTCTCGTGGTCGAGCAGGCCGGTGACACGATCCAGGCGCTCGTGGTCGACGTGCAGCGGGTGAGCGACCTCATGCGCTCGATCGCCGAGGCATCGTCGGAGCAAAGCCGTGGCGTCCAGCAGGTGAACCGCACGGTCACGGAGATGGACAAGGTCGTGCAGCAGAATGCCAGCGTCGTCCAGGAATCGATGGCGGCGGCCGAATCGATGCGCCAGCAGGCCGGTTCGCTCCTGCAGGCGGTCGGTGCCTTCCGCATTTCCCGCGATGACGCCGGCGTTCCGGTTCTCGAGGGCGATGCCGGGGAATCCTCGGGCGCCGCGCCGGCGCGTGCGGCGAAGTCGGGACCTCGACCGGCGCTAACCGGGAGGGGAATCGCGGCGGCGGCACGCACGATATCTGCAGACGACGATTGGGAGCAGTTCTGA
- the lplT gene encoding lysophospholipid transporter LplT gives MKRGFYTIMAAQFFSSLADNALLIASIALLLQLEGPAWLTPLLKFFFTVSYVLLAPFVGAFADSMPKGHVMFATNLIKIAGCALLFFHNMVDIPSLEPYWFVLTAYAVVGLGAAAYSPAKYGILTELLPPEQLVVANGWIEGLTVLSIVLGTVMGGILIGPKVSAALLSFDFPLVDTGVDTPPEAAITVIAFIYLVAALFNLAIPDTGARYSHQERNPTRLVSDFARCFRTLWKDKLGQISLAVTTLFWGAGATLQFIVIKWAEQHLNLPLSQGAMLQGVSAIGIAMGAVLAARLISLKRAVAVLPVGIAMGFCVMTLIGVTWMPLVYALLILVGAMAGFFVVPMNALLQHRGHVLMSAGHSIAVQNFNENVSILVMLALYAVMIKANLHINVIIVMFGGFVACAMFLVMRWNAANHQADPNLDRLIGEAKH, from the coding sequence ATGAAGCGCGGCTTCTACACGATCATGGCCGCGCAGTTCTTTTCGTCCCTGGCCGACAACGCCCTGCTCATCGCCTCCATCGCCCTTCTCCTGCAGCTCGAGGGGCCCGCGTGGCTCACGCCGCTGCTCAAGTTCTTCTTCACCGTTTCCTATGTCCTCCTCGCCCCCTTCGTCGGCGCGTTCGCCGATTCGATGCCGAAGGGCCATGTCATGTTCGCGACGAACTTGATCAAGATCGCCGGCTGCGCCCTGCTCTTCTTCCACAACATGGTGGACATCCCCAGCCTCGAGCCCTACTGGTTCGTGCTCACGGCCTACGCCGTCGTGGGTCTGGGCGCGGCCGCCTATTCGCCGGCCAAGTACGGGATCCTGACCGAGCTCCTGCCCCCCGAGCAGCTTGTCGTGGCCAACGGCTGGATCGAGGGCCTCACGGTGCTGTCGATCGTGCTGGGCACCGTGATGGGCGGCATCCTCATCGGGCCCAAGGTGTCGGCCGCGCTGCTGTCGTTCGATTTCCCGTTGGTCGACACGGGCGTGGACACGCCGCCCGAGGCGGCGATCACCGTGATCGCGTTCATCTACCTGGTTGCCGCGCTCTTCAACCTGGCCATCCCCGACACCGGCGCGCGCTACTCGCACCAGGAGCGCAACCCCACCCGGCTCGTCTCGGACTTCGCGCGCTGCTTCAGGACGCTCTGGAAGGACAAGCTGGGCCAGATCTCGCTCGCGGTGACCACGCTTTTCTGGGGCGCCGGGGCGACGCTGCAGTTCATCGTCATCAAGTGGGCCGAGCAGCACCTGAACCTGCCGCTCTCGCAGGGCGCGATGCTGCAGGGCGTATCCGCCATCGGCATTGCGATGGGCGCGGTGCTCGCCGCACGCCTCATTTCCCTCAAGCGCGCGGTGGCCGTGCTCCCGGTGGGCATCGCGATGGGCTTTTGCGTGATGACCCTCATCGGCGTGACCTGGATGCCCCTGGTGTACGCCCTACTCATCCTCGTTGGCGCGATGGCCGGGTTCTTCGTCGTCCCGATGAATGCGCTGCTCCAGCACCGCGGGCACGTGCTCATGTCGGCTGGTCACTCGATCGCGGTGCAGAACTTCAACGAGAACGTGAGCATCCTCGTGATGCTGGCGCTCTACGCAGTCATGATCAAGGCGAACCTCCACATCAACGTCATCATCGTCATGTTCGGCGGGTTCGTCGCCTGCGCGATGTTCCTCGTGATGCGCTGGAACGCCGCCAATCACCAAGCGGACCCGAACCTCGACCGCCTCATTGGAGAGGCGAAGCACTAG
- a CDS encoding DUF1501 domain-containing protein, whose product MKTDRRDFLRRAGALTTTGLVGRLAPVGLASLATAAHAQAAPADYKALVCVFLFGGMDGNSVVIPIDGAGYARYSAVRPESSGVNIAQAQLLPVQPSGSGVPYGLHPELSEIQPLFGAGKLAILANVGTLNAPTTRANYASLRPDNLFSHSDQQTQWQSAESSKASRTGWGGRLADSMTTANGAQAFPVITSIAGTSLFTTGNATSPLALPATGGLALQGFNNTAVSNARLAAMQALLAADRDNLYTKAAGDITSQALSLSAVVNPILTANNSQVATLFQGQTSSLSQQLLQVAKLIEARAQTGARRQVFFVSLGGFDTHTNELATLTTLLGQLSPALKAFYDATVMLGVSNQVTTFTLSDFGRTFMPASGGGSDHAWGNHHFILGGAVRGGSLYGSYPVLERAGPDDVDSEGRWIPTTAVDQYGATLARWFGASSVDLATIFPNLSRFPASDLGFLA is encoded by the coding sequence ATGAAGACGGATCGCCGCGATTTCCTGCGCCGTGCGGGCGCCCTCACCACCACCGGCCTCGTCGGGCGCCTGGCGCCCGTCGGCCTGGCGAGCCTCGCCACCGCTGCCCACGCGCAGGCGGCTCCCGCCGATTACAAGGCGCTCGTCTGCGTATTCCTCTTCGGCGGCATGGACGGCAACAGCGTCGTCATCCCGATCGACGGCGCCGGTTATGCCCGGTATTCGGCCGTCCGCCCGGAAAGCTCGGGCGTCAACATCGCGCAGGCCCAGCTGCTGCCGGTACAACCCTCGGGTTCCGGCGTCCCCTACGGGCTGCATCCGGAGCTGTCGGAAATCCAGCCGCTGTTCGGCGCAGGCAAGCTCGCGATCCTCGCCAACGTCGGCACGCTGAACGCGCCCACGACGCGGGCGAACTATGCCTCGCTTCGTCCCGACAACCTCTTCTCGCATTCCGATCAGCAGACGCAATGGCAATCCGCGGAGTCGAGCAAGGCGAGCCGCACCGGCTGGGGCGGCCGGCTGGCGGACTCGATGACGACCGCCAACGGCGCGCAGGCGTTCCCGGTGATCACCTCGATCGCGGGCACGAGCCTGTTCACCACGGGCAATGCCACTTCTCCGCTGGCCTTGCCTGCCACGGGCGGCCTCGCCCTGCAGGGCTTCAACAACACGGCAGTGTCGAACGCCCGCCTCGCGGCGATGCAGGCGCTCCTCGCCGCGGACCGGGACAACCTGTACACGAAGGCGGCGGGCGACATCACCTCGCAGGCGCTTTCCCTTTCCGCCGTGGTCAACCCTATCCTCACGGCGAACAATTCCCAGGTTGCGACGCTCTTCCAGGGACAGACTTCGTCCCTCTCGCAGCAATTGTTGCAGGTGGCGAAGCTGATCGAGGCGCGCGCGCAGACGGGAGCCAGGCGGCAGGTCTTCTTCGTGTCTCTTGGCGGCTTCGACACGCACACGAACGAGCTGGCGACGCTCACGACCCTGCTGGGCCAGCTTTCACCAGCGCTCAAGGCGTTCTACGATGCCACGGTGATGCTCGGTGTCTCGAACCAGGTCACCACGTTCACGCTGTCGGATTTCGGCCGCACCTTCATGCCGGCCTCCGGAGGCGGCTCCGACCACGCCTGGGGCAACCACCACTTCATCCTGGGCGGCGCCGTGCGCGGCGGCTCCCTGTACGGAAGCTATCCCGTGCTGGAACGCGCGGGACCCGACGATGTGGATTCCGAAGGGCGCTGGATACCGACGACCGCGGTCGATCAGTACGGCGCAACCCTCGCGCGGTGGTTCGGCGCATCGAGCGTCGACCTGGCCACGATCTTCCCGAACCTCTCGCGATTTCCCGCTTCGGATCTAGGCTTCCTGGCCTGA
- a CDS encoding GGDEF domain-containing protein translates to MNPPLPPADPSRRAPSPSDGAREDLLRFLDREAAVAQATDGRLAVLLVELRRVDRLQALLKGPPAALTLSLVLERLRPALRSEDRMAPLSEEQVCIVLPRIAHPTQAVLAAVKCLRALDRPIAHEGGTAILRPCVGIATVPEHAADPARLLMAADVARRIAGTREEGYHVYQSDDSVEAEVYHGLDIDLQRAIRANELEVHYQPQIDLVDGRPVAAEALLRWRHPTSGYISPATVVGIAENTGTIGTLTYWVLNAVLRTAAHLAKEGIAPRFSVNLSTRTLVDADLPDIVAQSLGTWNVPPGSITLEITESSMIGDAERTMAMLTRLKGTGVQLSIDDFGTGYSSLAYLKRFPVDELKIDKLFVSGLLADRGDHQIVRSVIDLAHNFDLRAVAEGVEEEATRAELARMGCNLAQGYLISRPLPERDFRSWWTARDKRR, encoded by the coding sequence TTGAACCCACCATTGCCCCCTGCCGATCCCAGCCGGCGCGCTCCCTCCCCGAGCGACGGCGCGCGCGAGGATCTGCTGCGCTTCCTCGACCGCGAGGCGGCGGTGGCGCAGGCAACCGATGGGCGGCTCGCGGTGCTGCTCGTGGAACTGCGCCGGGTGGACCGGCTGCAGGCTTTGCTCAAGGGACCGCCCGCGGCGCTCACGCTCTCTCTCGTGCTCGAGCGCCTGCGCCCGGCGCTGCGTTCCGAGGACCGGATGGCCCCGCTCAGCGAGGAGCAGGTCTGCATCGTCCTGCCACGCATCGCGCACCCGACGCAGGCCGTGCTGGCCGCCGTGAAGTGCCTTCGCGCGCTCGACCGGCCGATCGCCCACGAGGGGGGCACGGCGATCCTGCGCCCCTGCGTCGGCATCGCCACGGTTCCCGAGCATGCCGCCGATCCCGCGCGCCTGCTCATGGCGGCCGACGTCGCGCGACGAATTGCCGGAACCCGCGAAGAGGGCTACCACGTCTACCAGAGCGACGACAGCGTCGAGGCCGAGGTCTACCATGGCCTCGACATCGACCTTCAGCGCGCCATTCGCGCCAACGAGCTCGAGGTCCACTACCAGCCGCAGATCGACCTGGTGGATGGCCGCCCCGTCGCTGCCGAGGCGCTGCTGCGCTGGCGGCATCCCACGTCCGGGTACATCTCGCCCGCTACCGTCGTCGGCATCGCCGAGAATACCGGGACCATCGGCACGCTCACCTACTGGGTCCTGAATGCGGTGCTGCGAACCGCCGCCCACCTCGCCAAGGAAGGCATCGCGCCCCGGTTCAGCGTGAACCTGTCCACGCGCACGCTCGTGGACGCGGATCTGCCTGATATCGTCGCGCAGTCTCTTGGCACCTGGAACGTCCCGCCCGGGAGCATCACGCTCGAGATCACGGAGAGCTCCATGATCGGCGATGCGGAGCGCACCATGGCCATGCTCACGCGCCTGAAGGGCACGGGCGTGCAGCTTTCGATCGACGATTTCGGCACCGGCTACTCGTCGCTCGCCTACCTCAAGCGCTTCCCCGTCGACGAGCTCAAGATCGACAAGCTTTTCGTGAGCGGGCTGCTCGCCGATCGCGGCGACCACCAGATCGTGCGCTCCGTGATCGACCTGGCGCACAACTTCGACCTGAGGGCCGTCGCCGAGGGGGTCGAAGAGGAGGCCACGCGCGCCGAGCTGGCGCGGATGGGGTGCAACCTCGCGCAGGGCTACCTCATCAGCCGGCCCCTTCCGGAGCGCGATTTCCGCTCCTGGTGGACGGCACGGGACAAGCGCCGATGA